Within Elizabethkingia sp. JS20170427COW, the genomic segment ACCCTAGTGGATGTTACCGGATTGATTATTTATTTTACCATTGCGGGCTTCTTCTTAGCAGGTAAGCTGTTGTAAGTGGATTAATCATATAGCTTGCTTATGAAAATTATTTCTTTAGTCCCGTCCATCACCGAAACATTATTGGATTTGGGTGTTGAAAGCCTTGTAGGTAGGACAAAGTTTTGCATACACCCAAGAGATAAGGTGAGTGAAATTCCTATTGTAGGTGGAACTAAAAATATCAAAATCGATTTTATTAAATCCCTACAACCGGATTTGATTATCGCTAATAAAGAGGAGAATGTAAAAGAGCAAGTTGAGCTATTGATGGAAGATTTTCCAGTTTGGGTTACCGATATTGAAACTCTTCAGGATAATAATGCTTTTTTAAAAGAAGTGGGTGATACTTTTCACAAAGAAAAAGAAGCTAAAGTGTATATCGAACAAACGCAACAGGTTTTTAAAGATTTACCTATAGCCGATGTTTCTCTGAAAGTGGCTTATCTTATTTGGAGAAATCCATACATGAGCGTAGGGAGAGATACTTATATTCATGAAATACTTACTCATCTCAATTTAGAAAATATTTGCAAAAATCTTACTCGGTATCCACAGATAGAAATGAAAGATTTAGAAAAAGCAGATGTGATTTTACTTTCTACAGAACCTTATCCTTTTTCAGAAAAACACTTTGAGGAATTTCAAAATGTTTTCCCGAATAAAAAGACTATCATAGTAGATGGGGAAGTGTTTTCTTGGTACGGAACCCATCTTGCAAAGAGTAAAGGTTACTTGCGAAAATTAGCAAATCAATTATTGCAGATTTCTACTGAAGGGAATCTGTATTAGGTTTAGCTCCTTCAGTAATAATCTTATCAAGCTTCCCGAAAGTAAAACCTTTATCTTTTATCCAGATATAATTTCCATCTAGGTCTTGGTATTTTTCGCCTCCAACGCTCATTACTCTTTCCATTTTGTAGATTCTAGCGCTGGTTTCATTTCTTAGTAAAATAGTTTCAGGTCTGCTTTCTTTGTCCTTTTTGATAAGTCTAAAACGATATTCTTTGTTGTTGGATATAAATAAAGGACCGTTATTGTCGATATCTACTTTAGTGGACGTATTTGTACTGTCAGCAGGTGAAGTGGCTAAACTATCAATTTGGATAGTTTCCTCCATAGTTTCTTCTGCTTTATTTTTTTCATTTTTACATGCAATGGCAACGGTACAAATAAGAATCCCTATAAATAGCTTTTTCATTCTGAAGTTTTAATTTCTTTAAAGTTAGTAATTATCGAAGATTGAGAAAAATTTTCCCATATTTTTTTTCAAAAAAACTTTATTTTTTCTTAGAAGATAAGGATGGAATACACAAGAATAATAAGATGATTTTTGTTATCTATCTTAAATTAAAATTTATATTTTTGTAAACTTTTTTACATATGATAAAATATAATATTTTGTTTTATAGCTTGTTATGTTAAATTTTTTGTAAACATTTTTTTTAATTAAGTTTTATATGTACTTTTATTTCGTTAAAAAAATAACCAGAATGAAAAGTACTAACGTAAAAAAAGAATTAACCAAAACAAGTTTTGAAGACGCTCAAAAATCAACTTTAGAATACTTCAAAGGAGATGATTTGGCAGCAAGAGTATGGGTAAGTAAGTATGCACTTAAAGATTCGGAAGGAAATATTTATGAAAAGAACCCAGATGAAATGCATCACAGGATTGCTTCAGAAATAGCAAGAGTGGAAAAAAAATATCCCCAACCTATTTCAGAAGATGAAATTTACCAATTGATTAAGAATTTCCAATATATCATTCCGCAAGGAAGCCCAATGACAGGGATTGGAAATCCTTTTCAAATAGCATCGCTTTCCAATTGTTTTGTGATTGGCAATGGTAGTAATAGCGATTCTTATGGAAGTATTATGAAAATAGATGAAGAGCAAGTACAGCTGATGAAGAGGCGTGGAGGCGTGGGACATGACCTATCTTATATTCGCCCTAAAGGATCTCCCGTGAAAAACTCAGCACTTACCTCTACAGGTTTGGTTCCATTTATGGAAAGATATTCCAATTCTACAAGAGAAGTTGCACAGGATGGTAGGAGAGGCGCTCTGATGTTGTCGGTGTCGATTAATCATCCAGATGCAGAAGATTTTATAGATGCTAAATTGGAACAAGGTAAGGTTACTGGAGCAAATATCTCGGTAAAAATAGACGATACCTTTATGAAGGCGGTGAAAGAAGACGGGGAATACCTCCAGAAATTCCCTATTTTTAGTGCTCAACCTAAAAAAGAAAAGCAAGTAAAGGCAAAGAGTATTTGGGATAAAATTGTACACAATGCATGGAAGTCTGCTGAACCTGGAATTTTATTCTGGGATACTATTATTAAAGAATCTATTCCAGACTGTTATGCAGATTTAGGCTTTCAGACAGTATCTACCAATCCGTGTGGGGAAATACCACTATGTCCTTACGATTCCTGTAGGCTTTTAGCAATTAATTTGTATTCTTATGTGCAACATCCGTTTACCACAGAGGCGTATTTTGATTTCGAATTATTCAAAAAACATGTAGCAGTAGCCCAAAGGATGATGGATGATATTATCGATTTGGAAACCGAAAAAATAGATCAAATATTAGGAAAAATAGACTCGGATCCAGAAAGCGATGCTGTAAAAGCAACGGAAAAACTTCTATGGGAAAATATTAGAAAAAAAACATTACAAGGCCGAAGAACAGGAGTTGGGATTACCGCAGAAGGCGACATGTTGGCTGCAATGGGATTGAAGTATGGAAGTGAGCAGGCTATAGCTTTTTCCGTAAAAGTGCATAAGACTTTAGCGCTTGCTGCTTACCGATCCTCGGTAGAGATGGCAAAAGAGAGAGGTGCCTTTGAAATTTATCAAGCGGATAGAGAAAAAAATAATCCTTTTATTAGGAGAATTAAGGAGGCAGATCCTCAGCTATATGAGGATATGGAAAAATATGGTAGGAGAAATATTGCCCTATTAACGATAGCTCCAACAGGAAGTACCTCTCTTATGTCTCAGACCACTTCTGGGATAGAGCCTGTTTTTCTTCCTGTTTATAAAAGACGTAGAAAGGTAAATCCTAATGACCAAGATGTCCAAGTGGATTTTATTGATGAGGTTGGAGATCATTGGGAAGAATATATTGTTTTTCACCACCATTTTAAAACTTGGATGAAGATGAACCACATCGATACCGAAAAGAAATACAGCCAAGAAGAAATTAATCAATTAATAGCACAGTCTCCTTACTACCAAGCAACGTCTAATGATATCGATTGGTTAAGCAAAGTACAAATGCAAGGAGAAATCCAAAAGTGGGTAGATCATTCGATATCCGTAACCATTAATATTCCTAATGAGGCAACCGAGGAATTGGTAAATCAGTTGTATTTGAAGGCTTGGGAAGTAGGATGCAAAGGGGTAACAGTTTATAGAGATGGTTCTAGATCGGGAGTGCTAATAGCTGCTGATGATAAGGAGGAAGAAGAAAAAGAAACTTTTAGTTTCCCTACCAAAAGGCCTCAGGTTTTGGAAGCAGATGTGGTAAGATTTCAGAATAATAAAGAAAAATGGATAGCCTTTGTAGGTTTAATAGATGGAAAACCTTATGAAATTTTCACAGGGTTATCCGATGACGAGGAAGGGATATCGGTGCCAAGATGGGTAAACCAAGGGTTGATTATTAAGAATAAAGACGCAGATGGAAATAGTAGATACGACTTTCAGTTTAAGAATACCAAAGGGTACAAAACTACCATCGAAGGGCTATCACATAAATTTAATCCTGTATTTTGGAACTATGCGAAGCTTATTTCAGGAACTCTAAGGCATGGGATGCCTTTAGAAAATGTAGTGGAATTAATTAATAGAATAGAATTGGATTCGGATTCCATCAACAATTGGAAAGCTGGGGTAGCTAGGGCTTTAAAGAGGTATATTCCCGATGGTACCGAGGCTTCGGATCAGAAGTGCTCCAATTGCGGTTCTAACCAAGTTGTGTATCAAGAAGGTTGCCTTACTTGTAAGAATTGCGGATCTAGTAAATGTGGTTAAAAATAAAAGAGACTGTTCAGAAAATTGAGCAGTCTCTTTTATTATGGTTAGAGGAAAATTTATGTTACTTTTTAATAAGGATTATCCAATCTCCAGTATTATAAAAAGATTTACCATTATCTTCGTTATAGAGCGATATAAAATCGAAATATATTTTAAAATGATATTGGCCAACATGGTTTTCTATTGTGATTTCAGGAACTTTTTGGTCGGATTTTACTTTGCTCATTAAAGCTTTTATCTGAGGAGTAATATCGATGCTTTCGGTAGTATTTAAGTGAATGATGAATTTTTTTTCTTCACCGCTCAGAGTATTTTTTATAGCCAAAGTGTCTTTTCCTAGAATGATATTATCCATATTTGATTTTGCCACAAATTGATATCCTGAAACTTCAATTTGTGTATTGGTAGCAGATAAAGTAACGCGATAATAATTGTCTTTCTCTAGACGAATATCCGTAAACATACTCTTAACAGTGGAAGGGTAAAGTATAGATTGGTTGAGGGCAGCCCAATCTGATGTGCTGAAAAGAGCTTGTAATTGTTCGGTTTTGGATCTCATGGAGAAGAAACTTATTTTACTAGCGATTGCTTCAGCGGTATCATTATCTATTTTTGCTTGGAAATTTAAAGTTCCATTTTGAAGTAAATTTTTCTCTTTAACCATTTTTTCAATTTGGCTTTTTTGACTTCTTAATGAAGTGGAAAAAGCATTAAAATAAGGGCATGCAAGAGAGAATATAGTGGCAATAGCCAATGATTTTGGGATGATTTGTAAAGATGAAGCTTTCGAAAAACAGAAATATAAAGTGATAAAACTAATCCAAATAGTCAACATCAGAACATAGTATCTAGGTTCTGTAAAACCATACTCAGACAACCTTACCAATATAGCGGTATAAAGTAATATAAGTAAAGGGATAAGTGAGAAAAAGAATGATTTGGAGAATATTTTTACCCAAGATTTTGCAGTATTTAAAAGCGGATATACAAGTAGAAAAGCAAGTATTCCCACTACAGAATAAATAAGAACCAAATAAGAAACCCATCCTTTGGGGAGTTCCCATTGTACGAGTATTTTCCCAGAATATAAATAAAGAATAACAGCATAAATTAGCAGCAACGGAATCAATATAAATTGGGTAAATACTTGTAAAATATTAGGATATTCTCTAGAGGTTTCTAGTTTTTTTAGTCCGTTTCCAATAAATAAAAGATAGATAAAAGAGCTTCCAAAAATACCTGTAAATAAGAAGAGCTTTTGATAAAAACTATTGTTGATGGTAATGTTGAATAGTTGATCTACAGCAAAAACTGCTAAAAACAACCCAAGAGTTAATACGGTGGTAAAGATGAGAGTGGAAACAAGATTAATGAATAGGTTTTTATTATATTCCCAAAAATCTTTTTTTTCTCCTGTTAAAAAAGGAGCAATGGCAACCCAAAGATGGGAGAGTAGGTAGATGGGAGCCAGCAAGAAGAAATAAAAGTGAGTAAATTGGTTTTCAGAATTTGGAAGGAGAAAATAAAATCCTACTAAACCTAAAACACCAATAATGGTTGAAGGAATAGAATAACCAAAACGCTGTTGAAACATTCTGATTCCTAGAAATAGAGAAATTCCCAAACATGAGGTAAATGTTAGTCGGGTTAAGGTGAAATTAGAGTTGCCTACATTGCTAATAGCAAAAATTGTTGCAAGTAGAGAAAGTAGTAAAACAAAAGGATAGTTGATAAGCAGTGTCTTACATTCTGAAATAAGTTTTGAAAATTTATTTTCCATTATTATAGTTTATTTTTGTTAAAGGTACTTTCTTATTTTTAATGATAAATAGGAATAGAGATTTTTTTTTGAGTAATTTAGATTTCTGAAACCAATTAACAATAATTATACTAAACTGGCAAGAAATATTAATTCGTTTGTTATTAGCTTCCCTTTTTGGAGCTTTAATAGGCTTGGAAAGAGAGCATAAAAACTGGTCCGCGGGGATGCGTACCCATATGATGGTGTGTATGGGAGCTTGCCTTATCATGATGGTTTCAGCATTTGGATTTGCTGATGTTCTTAATGAAGAGCATATAGCCTTGGATCCTTCTAGGATTGCTGCTCAGGTAGTAAGCGGGATTGGTTTTATAGGAGCGGGTACTATTATTTTTCAAAAACAAGGAACTATCCGTGGGCTTACTACAGCTTCAGGATTGTGGACAGTGGCAGCTATAGGTCTGGCAACAGGAGGAGGAATATATCTTGCAGCGGCCATGGCAATGGTAATTGCGATTATCATATTATGGGCTCTTCAACCTTTGGAGAAAAAATATGCCAAAAGGTTTGCTCATAAATCCCTTAGGATAGTAACATTCCCTAACCTTGGTGAGGTTGATATTATTAATGATTTGCTTAACGTTAATCATTTCGAGGTAAGGTCTTTTAATTTAGAAAAATATAAAGAACAGTATATTTTCAATGTGGTTTTTGAAAGCGCAGATAGCGAAAAGATAAACGAATTGTTATCAAGCCTTAAAAACCAACCTTGTGTAAAAGAAGTCTATTTAGGATAAAAAGGTTAGGAAAATTACTTCCTAATCCTAAGATGGTAAAAGACTGAGAGTGGCTTTGGTGGCTGCTACATCATGCACACGGAGGATTTTGGCTCCTTTTTTTAAAACTTCTAAATGTAACTTTTGGGTTTCTTCAACGATATCTAAAGGTGATTTTCCGAGAGGTTTATAGATAAAAGATTTCCTTGAAATTCCGATAAGCAAAGGAAGTTGATGAAGGTTGAAAAATTCGCATTGCTCAATCATCGTATATTGGTCCTCTATGGTTTTTCCGAATCCAAACCCAGGATCTAAAATCACATCATGTATCCCCAATTGGTTGAGTTGCTGTGTTTTTTCAGCAAAGAAAAGATTGATACTACTGACGATATTATAATAGTGGATTTTTTCATGCATCTGTTGGTAGCTAGGGTTGATATGCATTAAGATATAAGGTAAACCTGTTTCGGCAACGCTGTTGAGCATTTCGGAATCAAATTGCCCAGTTGAAATATCATTGATGATATCAATACCTTCTTGGTGGGCAAATTTTGTAGTTTCCGAATAAAAAGTATCTACGGAAAGTAAAGTGTCTGGAAAGTTTCTTTTTAAGGTTGAAATAATATTTTTGAATCTTGAAATTTCCTCTTTTGCCGAAATTTGACTAGAATTTGGGTTGGAGGATTGTGCTCCCAAATCTAAAATATCAGCACCTTCTTCTATCATCTTTTCAGCATGAGCCAAAGCGGTATCTACATGGTTGAAATTTCCTCCATCGGAGAAGGAATCGGGGGTGATGTTCAAAATCCCCATGATGAGTGGTTTTTCTAGAGAAACTAATTTTCCTTTTATGTTTAGACTAAAGTTCTGATTCATATTTATTTAAATTTTATCCTGATGATATCAGCTTTGCTCTTGTAGCTGAATTTTGTATCTTTGAACGAAGAACGCTAATTTATGCAAAATACAGCAAAGGAATTTGATGAAATTATCGCTCAGTGTAGAGCCCTTTTTCAAAATAAAATGCACGACTATGGAACTGCATGGAGAGTGCTTAGACCAAGCTCTATTACCGACCAAATTTATATAAAAATTAACAGAATCCGAACGCTTCAGATGGCAACTGTAAAAATGGTGGATGAAGATGAAAAAGACGAGTTTGTAGCCATTATTAACTATTCTATTATCGCTCTTATCCAGTTGGAAAAAGGTTTTTCTCTTAGTCTGGAAGAAGATCCTGTACAAGTTATGGAGCTTTATGATAAGTATGCACACCAAGCAAAAGAGTTGATGTTGCGTAAAAATCATGATTATGGTGAAGCGTGGAGAGAGATGAGGGTTTCATCAATTACCGATCTTATTTTCCAGAAAGTATTAAGAACAAAACAAATTGAGGATAACCAAGGAAAAACTTTGGTTTCTGAAGGCTTGGATGCTAACTATTATGATATGCTGAATTATGCCGTATTTTGTTTGATAAAAATGATGTAATATGAAAAATGTACTTAGGTTATTGCTTGCAATAATCTTTATCATTTCAGGTTTTGTAAAAGCGGTAGATCCCGTAGGTTTTTCCTTTAAGCTGGAGGAATATTTTTCTCCTGCAGTTTTTAATCTTCCATTTTTGGAGCAATTTGCATTGCCTTTGTCAATTGCTATTGTTGCAGTAGAATTTCTGTTAGGCGTTTTTTTATTGTTGAAAATCCGAACGAAAAAGACACTGTACCTATTATTAGCTATCTGTATATTTTTCGCGTTTTTAACATTCTATTCAGCATACTTTAATGTAGTTACCGACTGTGGATGTTTCGGAGATGCTCTAAAATTAACTCCATGGACTTCATTTGCAAAAGATATTATTTTATTGGTTTTAATTTTAATCCTTTTACGTTTAGAGAAAAATGACCAGCAAAATAATATTTGCTTGTTTAAGAGTGGTTTTTTTACTCAGCTAGCGCTTTCTATTTCAGTAATATTTTTAATCATCTTTATTTTAGCAGGAGTGTATGCAGAACCTCTTATCGATTTTAGAGATTATAAAATAGGTACCGATCTTAAAGTAGAGAAGGCTAAGATTGCAGAAAACCCTTCATTATATAAAGTATTCTACACCCTGAAGAATAAAAAAACAGGAGAAGAAAAGACCATGTCTCAGGACGATTATATCTCCACAGGGATTTGGGAAGATGCCAACTGGGAAATCCTTACCGATAAAACCACCGAGAAGGAAGTGGAAAAAGGCTATGATTCTACAATTAAGAATTTTAGAATTACCGATGCTGTTTCTGGGGAAGATGTTACAGATAAAATATTGAATGAGCCTAGGGTATTTATGGTATTTACCTATAAGCCACAACTTTTGAGTGCTGAAGAAATTCAGAAATTAGAAAAAGGGATGTTGAAAAAAGATAGTAAAATTTATGCTGTCTCTACAGATCCTAATACTTTTTCTAAAGTCCCTCATGGGACAATGGATGGCACAGCCATTAAGACCATTGCCAGAAGCAATCCTTTTATCTTGATTTTAGAAAATGGTAAAATTGTAGATAAAGAAGAAGGTAAAGATTATTTTAATAAATAATATGCAAAAGAAAACCAACAAAACCATCGCGGGATACCATCTGTTGATGATTCTTTCAGCAGTAGATTATCGTTTTCATCAGGAAGAAGAAAAGGTAATTTTAGAATACCTGAAAGAAGAGTTTCCCTTTTATGTAAGTCTAGACCAAGAGACAGATCTCTTAGCGAGTTTATCTCCTGAAGAATGGAAAAAGCATTTCGAATTTCAAGCACAATGTTTTTATGACGATTCTACAGAAGAAGAAAGAAAAGATTTTTTGAAATTTGCAAAATCTCTCATCAAGGCCAACGATGTTGTTACCGATGAAGAGCATGATTATTATTCAATAATAAAAAATATATTTAAAACTAATTAAAATTATGAGAAAGAAAATTGTAGCAGGGAACTGGAAAATGAATTTAGATTTTTCGCAAGCACAACAACTAATGCAACAACTTGCGGAATACCAAAATAACAATACTTCTGCATGCGAAGTGTATATTGCTCCGCCAGCATTATACCTAACAACAGCTAAAAATACTTTTAGCAAAGGAGAGGTAGGAGTTTTTATTCAAGAGGTTTCTGAACATACTAGCGGTGCTTATACTGGCGAAGTATCTGTGGATATGCTAAGCTCTATTGGTGCGCAAGGAGCAATTATTGCCCATTCTGAAAGAAGACAATACCACGGGGAAACCGATAGCCACGCCAATAGAAAAGTAAAAATGTGTTTGGACAAAGGGCTTACTCCTATCTATTGCAATGGAGAAACTTTAGAACAAAGAAAAGCCAATCAACATTTTGAAGTGATTAAAAATCAAACAGAAGTAGCATTGTTTACTTTAACTGCCGAAGAAATCAAAAAAGTAGTTATCGCTTACGAGCCTGTTTGGGCTATTGGTACAGGAGAAACAGCAACTCCAGAGCAAGCTCAGGAGATCCATGCCTTTATCCGTAATCTAATTGCTGATAAATATGGTAAAGAAGTTGCCGAAGAAGTATCTATCTTGTACGGAGGAAGCGTGAAGCCAAACAATGCTAAAGAAATTTTTTCTAAACCAGATGTAGACGGAGGACTTATTGGAGGAGCAGCCCTAAAAGTAGAAGACTTTTCTGCAATTATTGAGGCCTTCAACTAAGAGAGACCTTACTACAAGCCTAATATAAACAATACAATGAATAATTATTTAGAATTCGATTTTAAAATTTCGCCTGTTGAACCTTGGAGTGAAATCCTAATGGCCGAATTAATAGAAGTAGGCTTCGATAGCTTTACTGAAAATCCAGATGGGATACTTGCTTATATCACTACAGATCTATTGAAGGAAGAGGATGTCAAGGAGCTTTGGCTTCTCAACCATGATGAGGTGAAGATTTCTTATACTTATAAGGAAATGCCAAATATTAATTGGAATGAAGAGTGGGAGAAAAATTTCACCCCGATTAATATTGAAAATAAAGTTTTGATACGTGCAGAATTCCACGAATCTCAAGGCTTAGAAGAGGAAATTATTATTCAACCAAAAATGTCCTTTGGTACAGGACATCACGCTACTACTTATCTGATGATTCAGCAAATGATGGACATGGACTTTAAAGATAAAAAAGTCTTAGACATGGGTTGTGGGACATCGGTATTGGCAATTTATGCTAAAAAAAGAGGAGCTAAAGATGTCTTAGGAATTGATATTGATGAATGGGCAGTAGAAAACTCAAAAGAAAATGCTGAAAGAAACCATACTCCTTTAAGAGTAGAATTAGGAACAGCAGAAAATCTAGGTGCTGAACATTTTGATATCGTTTTGGCGAATATTAATAGAAATATTTTGATTTCGGATATTCCAAAATATGTAGAAGTGCTAGAGCAAGGCGGCTCTTTATTGCTTTCAGGATTGTGCTTCTTTGATGTAGATGATATTTTAGAAGTTTGTCAACAACAAAATCTTCAACTTCAGAGAAAAATACAAAGAGAAGAATGGGTTTCATTACTCTTAACCAAATAGAAAATACAACCACATAAAAAGAGTTGCTCATATAGGGCAACTCTTTTGCTTTATAAGGTTTTGAAAACGATAATTCCGTGTTTGGGAAGAGAAAAACTTCTAGACGCTCCATATTTTCCCAAATTTTTATGTTGCCAAAGATCTCTTATTTTAGTTTTAGCATCTAGCTTGATTTTGGAGGCAGCTAAAGTATAATGGGCCTCTTCTCCCCGGTTAAGGATGGCAAAAGCTTTTTGATGGTGGCTAAGCTCCTTTTCCCAAACCTCTATATTTCCATCAGCAAAAACCCTTTTTCCTTGTTTAAATAGTGGATCTTGGTTAAGGGCGATAACTTCTTTGTTGCTGAGGATTTCCACAGTCTCGGGAGTCATTTTTGTTAGGTCGTTCCCTGCAAGTAGTGGAGAATTGAGCATACACCACATACTGAAGTGGGATTTATCTTCATCGTAACTCATCCCTCTGCCGACTTGTAACATGTCCATATCGTTGTAATGTCCAGGTGAAGAGTAAGGATAAAGATCTCGATTGAGGTCGATAATATGAAGAATTGAATTGAAGTTGGCCGAAATATCTCCTGAAACTCTCCAAGAATCTGCCAATTTTATAGCCCACTCACCAGGAAATTTCCATCTACAAATATTGAAGGTAATATTAGGGTTGATGCTTTTTACAGTATGGATGATTTGGGTGTATTCTTTCTGTTCATCTAGTTTCAGTTTTTCGCCACCGCACCAATCTACTTTGATGAAGTCGTATTTCCAATCGTTGAAGAAAAGGCGAGCATCCTGTGTTAGGTGTCCTTTTAATCCTACTCCAAAGCCATATTTATCGTTATCCCAAATGGAACCACAAGTATCTTCTCCTGCATCGGAATAAATCCCAGCTTTTAATCCTTTGCTATGGATGTACTCAGCTAAATTTTTCATGCCAGAAGGGAATTTTTCATTCACCAATAAGTTGCCTTGTGTATCTCGACCTTTGAAGTATCCATCGTCAATATTGATGTATTGGTATCCTACTTTATGGAGCCCTGATGAAATAAGGGCATTTGCTTGTGCTTTGATGAGATCTTCATTAATGTTAATTCTAAAATTATTCCAGCTACTCCATCCCATGATGGGAGGTTTCACCTCTTGAGCATTGAAAACCTGAGTGGTCAATAATACTCCTAATAATGAAAGTTTGAAATTCATGGTTGTTAATTAGTTTTTTAAGTTTTTAAATGTCGTCTTTTTTTATTTTCAAATTTCCCAAAATAAGCA encodes:
- a CDS encoding helical backbone metal receptor; translated protein: MKIISLVPSITETLLDLGVESLVGRTKFCIHPRDKVSEIPIVGGTKNIKIDFIKSLQPDLIIANKEENVKEQVELLMEDFPVWVTDIETLQDNNAFLKEVGDTFHKEKEAKVYIEQTQQVFKDLPIADVSLKVAYLIWRNPYMSVGRDTYIHEILTHLNLENICKNLTRYPQIEMKDLEKADVILLSTEPYPFSEKHFEEFQNVFPNKKTIIVDGEVFSWYGTHLAKSKGYLRKLANQLLQISTEGNLY
- a CDS encoding adenosylcobalamin-dependent ribonucleoside-diphosphate reductase, which produces MKSTNVKKELTKTSFEDAQKSTLEYFKGDDLAARVWVSKYALKDSEGNIYEKNPDEMHHRIASEIARVEKKYPQPISEDEIYQLIKNFQYIIPQGSPMTGIGNPFQIASLSNCFVIGNGSNSDSYGSIMKIDEEQVQLMKRRGGVGHDLSYIRPKGSPVKNSALTSTGLVPFMERYSNSTREVAQDGRRGALMLSVSINHPDAEDFIDAKLEQGKVTGANISVKIDDTFMKAVKEDGEYLQKFPIFSAQPKKEKQVKAKSIWDKIVHNAWKSAEPGILFWDTIIKESIPDCYADLGFQTVSTNPCGEIPLCPYDSCRLLAINLYSYVQHPFTTEAYFDFELFKKHVAVAQRMMDDIIDLETEKIDQILGKIDSDPESDAVKATEKLLWENIRKKTLQGRRTGVGITAEGDMLAAMGLKYGSEQAIAFSVKVHKTLALAAYRSSVEMAKERGAFEIYQADREKNNPFIRRIKEADPQLYEDMEKYGRRNIALLTIAPTGSTSLMSQTTSGIEPVFLPVYKRRRKVNPNDQDVQVDFIDEVGDHWEEYIVFHHHFKTWMKMNHIDTEKKYSQEEINQLIAQSPYYQATSNDIDWLSKVQMQGEIQKWVDHSISVTINIPNEATEELVNQLYLKAWEVGCKGVTVYRDGSRSGVLIAADDKEEEEKETFSFPTKRPQVLEADVVRFQNNKEKWIAFVGLIDGKPYEIFTGLSDDEEGISVPRWVNQGLIIKNKDADGNSRYDFQFKNTKGYKTTIEGLSHKFNPVFWNYAKLISGTLRHGMPLENVVELINRIELDSDSINNWKAGVARALKRYIPDGTEASDQKCSNCGSNQVVYQEGCLTCKNCGSSKCG
- a CDS encoding DUF4153 domain-containing protein codes for the protein MENKFSKLISECKTLLINYPFVLLLSLLATIFAISNVGNSNFTLTRLTFTSCLGISLFLGIRMFQQRFGYSIPSTIIGVLGLVGFYFLLPNSENQFTHFYFFLLAPIYLLSHLWVAIAPFLTGEKKDFWEYNKNLFINLVSTLIFTTVLTLGLFLAVFAVDQLFNITINNSFYQKLFLFTGIFGSSFIYLLFIGNGLKKLETSREYPNILQVFTQFILIPLLLIYAVILYLYSGKILVQWELPKGWVSYLVLIYSVVGILAFLLVYPLLNTAKSWVKIFSKSFFFSLIPLLILLYTAILVRLSEYGFTEPRYYVLMLTIWISFITLYFCFSKASSLQIIPKSLAIATIFSLACPYFNAFSTSLRSQKSQIEKMVKEKNLLQNGTLNFQAKIDNDTAEAIASKISFFSMRSKTEQLQALFSTSDWAALNQSILYPSTVKSMFTDIRLEKDNYYRVTLSATNTQIEVSGYQFVAKSNMDNIILGKDTLAIKNTLSGEEKKFIIHLNTTESIDITPQIKALMSKVKSDQKVPEITIENHVGQYHFKIYFDFISLYNEDNGKSFYNTGDWIILIKK
- a CDS encoding MgtC/SapB family protein, translated to MLLASLFGALIGLEREHKNWSAGMRTHMMVCMGACLIMMVSAFGFADVLNEEHIALDPSRIAAQVVSGIGFIGAGTIIFQKQGTIRGLTTASGLWTVAAIGLATGGGIYLAAAMAMVIAIIILWALQPLEKKYAKRFAHKSLRIVTFPNLGEVDIINDLLNVNHFEVRSFNLEKYKEQYIFNVVFESADSEKINELLSSLKNQPCVKEVYLG
- the folP gene encoding dihydropteroate synthase translates to MNQNFSLNIKGKLVSLEKPLIMGILNITPDSFSDGGNFNHVDTALAHAEKMIEEGADILDLGAQSSNPNSSQISAKEEISRFKNIISTLKRNFPDTLLSVDTFYSETTKFAHQEGIDIINDISTGQFDSEMLNSVAETGLPYILMHINPSYQQMHEKIHYYNIVSSINLFFAEKTQQLNQLGIHDVILDPGFGFGKTIEDQYTMIEQCEFFNLHQLPLLIGISRKSFIYKPLGKSPLDIVEETQKLHLEVLKKGAKILRVHDVAATKATLSLLPS
- a CDS encoding DUF1599 domain-containing protein; this encodes MQNTAKEFDEIIAQCRALFQNKMHDYGTAWRVLRPSSITDQIYIKINRIRTLQMATVKMVDEDEKDEFVAIINYSIIALIQLEKGFSLSLEEDPVQVMELYDKYAHQAKELMLRKNHDYGEAWREMRVSSITDLIFQKVLRTKQIEDNQGKTLVSEGLDANYYDMLNYAVFCLIKMM
- a CDS encoding BT_3928 family protein; this encodes MKNVLRLLLAIIFIISGFVKAVDPVGFSFKLEEYFSPAVFNLPFLEQFALPLSIAIVAVEFLLGVFLLLKIRTKKTLYLLLAICIFFAFLTFYSAYFNVVTDCGCFGDALKLTPWTSFAKDIILLVLILILLRLEKNDQQNNICLFKSGFFTQLALSISVIFLIIFILAGVYAEPLIDFRDYKIGTDLKVEKAKIAENPSLYKVFYTLKNKKTGEEKTMSQDDYISTGIWEDANWEILTDKTTEKEVEKGYDSTIKNFRITDAVSGEDVTDKILNEPRVFMVFTYKPQLLSAEEIQKLEKGMLKKDSKIYAVSTDPNTFSKVPHGTMDGTAIKTIARSNPFILILENGKIVDKEEGKDYFNK
- a CDS encoding TerB family tellurite resistance protein, with translation MQKKTNKTIAGYHLLMILSAVDYRFHQEEEKVILEYLKEEFPFYVSLDQETDLLASLSPEEWKKHFEFQAQCFYDDSTEEERKDFLKFAKSLIKANDVVTDEEHDYYSIIKNIFKTN
- the tpiA gene encoding triose-phosphate isomerase, producing MRKKIVAGNWKMNLDFSQAQQLMQQLAEYQNNNTSACEVYIAPPALYLTTAKNTFSKGEVGVFIQEVSEHTSGAYTGEVSVDMLSSIGAQGAIIAHSERRQYHGETDSHANRKVKMCLDKGLTPIYCNGETLEQRKANQHFEVIKNQTEVALFTLTAEEIKKVVIAYEPVWAIGTGETATPEQAQEIHAFIRNLIADKYGKEVAEEVSILYGGSVKPNNAKEIFSKPDVDGGLIGGAALKVEDFSAIIEAFN